One Glycine max cultivar Williams 82 chromosome 1, Glycine_max_v4.0, whole genome shotgun sequence genomic window, ATGAAAAGAACATAATTCCAGGAATATATAGTTGTACTTGATAAAGgaagtaaagaaaaaattcaatggAGAAACTAGTAAGTTCTTATATCCCATaaacatgaaaaagaaagaCTACCCCTACCAAATAATGGATCTAAGGCCTTAGGAACAAAAACCAATTACCCACTTGTCTGTACATTGTCATTGCTTTCATCATATGGGGATAAAGACAAGACATTTTCAGAACTCCAGAGACATTCAGCTACCTCAACAGAAGATGCTTCAAaatgatgcaaaaaaaaaaaaaaccaggaTTTTGGCACCAACATTTCTTTCTCCCTATTCATCAACCGGTGCTGGTAGATTGAGATCAATGAGGCAAGGAACAGCAGCAGGAGGAGCACTTGGCCTTATCACAAGTGTGTTTTCCTCAGAACCTCCAACAAAATGGGACCTTTTGTGACCCCCCAAGGCTTGGCCTGACCTGAAAATCTTGTTGCAAATTGGACACTCATGTGCCTTGCTTTTCTTTGActtcaatttcttcttcttcttccccttcTGGACACTGAGGTTGTTCCTGTTGCTGTGAGCCTTTGGAGCAGGATAAGAATCAGTGTCAGTGCTGTTCTCATCACTCTCATAAGCAGAATCATCAGAACAACCATTGTACATTTCATTAGTCAAGCACTCATACTTCCTAGTAGAAACCCCACCTAAATTTTGACCAAGAGAATCATCATAGTTGGACTTCTTAAATTTCTTTGAATCAAATGTTCTTGCAGCCACACCATCCTCTCTATCATAATTCTCCCAATCCTCCAAAACAAATTCGTTAAATTCACTGCTCCTGCTTCTTCCCCTGCTCAGCACCTTCCTCGATTCAACATCATACTCCTGATCAAAACCATTCAAGTACCCAACTTTCGAAGACTTAACCTCATTCCTGAAAAACCCATCATCATTTGAAACATCCGACTTAGGACCATATCTGAAATACCCAGAATCTGAATTGTCAGAATCATAGCCGACTTCAGCAGACTTAAACTTCAAGTCCTTGTTCTGTTCCAgctccagcttcctctccaCATAAGCACTAGACATAGAATTCTTACCGTAACCATTGATCATAGTAGTAACCTTGGTTTCAAGAGAAGGTGACTTCGTAATGACAATCGAGTTGTTGTCAGAAGACTCTGTGAGCAAAGCAAAGCGACCCTTGTAGCTAGAATCTTTAGACAACATCATCAAGCACCTAGCCACCTCTTCTTGCTCCTGCTCAACCTCTGACACAGAAGAAGATTGAGGTTGGTTGTTGTTGCTAAGGGTCTTGAACTTCATTCCCTTGGACCTCCTTGGAGCAGAAGAAGTTTCGGTGTCAGATTGACTATCCATAACCAATTTCTGCTTCTCAGTAGCAAACCTTCGCTTGTCCTTCTCAGAGTGACAAGCCATGTGGCCACAAAGAGCCTTCAATGATGGAAAACCCTTCCCACATTCTTTGCAGAACTTGTCAAGTTGCAAAGTGGCATTGGAGTGCACAAACCTCGTGGTCTTCTTGGGGTTCTCCCTGAGACCATAATTGTTGTTCCCATTTTCTTCAGACCCCAAATCCCTCTTCCTCTTTCTCCCACCATCAAACTTGAACATAGCATTAGCATTAGcagcattgttgttgttgttgttcctcTCTTCATTGGCTAAAGCTGAATGATGATGATACTCACTCATCATGTGAGTCCTGATGTGGCCACCCAGAGACTTCCCACAAGGGAACCTCTTGCTGCAATACTTGCACACAAACTTCCTCGTCTCCTCCATTGATTGATACGACATCATCATGAGTAACGAATAACGAGAACAATGAAATCTGATCCAAAATgttattgattattattattattgttattattataatccCCACCCCACCCCagcaaaaacaaaagcaaagatCAGCAAACAAACTTTTTTCAACACTTACCTCAAAATCCGCAAGGACTGTGTTGTGTGTATGCACATTCCATGATCATGTGATGAACACACAAACAAACGGTTGaaggtagagagagagagagagagagaaaggtgagGTGAGGTGAGGTAAGAGACTAAGAGACAAATTCAGATCAAGTTCAGAAAAACAGATCACGAAGCTTCTTGCTTTTTAACCCAGGTGGTGATCAGAAAGAGAATCAAAGGGTTCAGATGTGACAGTTCCATAAGTACAAAGAAAGGATCAGACCCACAAAAGAAAAAGGCATaacaagagagaagagaagagatgtAAGAGACCCTTTAACTTCTGCTTCCCAAGCAAACAAAATTAACGGGTTTGCGATGGAAAAAATCGAATTTTGAGAGAtgggttgttgttgttttttgttgttgctagACTACTGAATATGCCCCCGAAGAAGAAGAGTTAGAACTAACCAttactctctctttttctctctctctatatttaTCTCCTTGGTTCTCTCTTGTTGGTGGTGTTGTAGTTGGAGGAGAATTCCatgcatggaagaaaaataaaatagagtaatTAAAAGGGcggttttttaagaaaagaaaaaaaaaaaaagcaaagggggcaAGGAATGATAGGAAGCACGTGTACTCGGTTGAGCACAGTTCGGTGGTTGATTGGACGGCCAAGATTTGAGGATCTCTTGGCCTGCGGGGAGTACCAGATATGGCAAGCCAAAAACCAAAACACCTTAAGCAACACCACACATTATCTGGTTGGTTTATGGGATTCACTCCCCTTAAATAAGatcttcaaattaaatattgtaaataaaaaaaattgattaaaaaaaatcctactaaaAACTCAAGtaaattttttgacaaaaatttaattatcatatcAACAAATACTCCTTAAAAATTATCAcgataacaaaaagaaaaaaactgaaaCACCCAAACTATACCTTAAGTTGTTGTTGTCTTGCTTCTAAGCTCACACAAGTGAAAGGTCAGAATCTCCAACCGTTATTGTTTTAAGCTCTCAGCGCTCAGCATCTCCTTCACTTCCACCACCCCATTGCTGAAAACGATATCTTTTAATTGCATTTATTggaatttatttattgtaacaTTATGGTTTTAATACCATGTCTTTTTTTACCCTGTATATTTTCCATATTTCTTATggtcattttcttttgttacatATAATCGGTATTTTTTATGAGACAATTGTACCCCAGTCGGTTAAGATTATCATGATtgattgacatttttttttttttgcgtatTTAACATAATTGTCATCTAGATTTTGAACTCAGAGTACTTGTAACTGATTAAGCTTCATTCTTATACTAGCTAATCCAAACATTGGGGGTACTATTTGTGGTCATCTTgatgaagtttattttttttcttttatttagttACTCTAAAATGAAGACATTATACTCTAAGATAAAATGTAATTACAATATCAACATGGGTTGAATTTACTAAAAGATTTAATCTCTTGTAATATAGTGAATCAAGGTTCAATTTTTACTTAAAGAAATTTAGTGTCATACCGTATTTCAAACAAGTTTgcctctaaaaaaataaaaaatgtaactagaattgtttattaaaaataagtaaaatttcaaaattttcacaatattaaatatgtatattatatttgaaaaatatattatgctattttatcataattttaacgGTTAATTTTGTGATCAACAATTataactatattttatattttaaagaaagatCTTATCTTTAGTGGAGCGAAATCTTTTTTTCATTGGGTGTTAAATAGAGAGTTATATCCCATATTTTGgtagttaataaaatatttggaaGAGACATTGAATTTAGATtctaaaacttttatattagGCATATCATCTTTTAGTGGATTGATTATGCCCATTCTCGTGAGGTCTATTTGATGACTTACTCAACTGagaatatattctttttaataataattatattcatgAATTGTGCTCTTgccaaattaatttatcattatccaagatttctatctatgtaaataatgataaaaaaattattttgaaaatcttaacttGTAAAGTATGTGGTGGTCTTTATCTAAATGCTAAATGTTAATTAAACAgtagaaaataatagaattgaAACATCGGAGTCATTTCCCTGTTTTCGCCCACGGTATTCTTTTTGTTACTAATTAGTCCATTGTGACATTGTCAATTTGAGTTCAAGACATAGATCTTAAAGCAAAGAGCAGAGACATTCTTATAGTACTCATCACCTAAAATTTACATGACTACATGTATGTACTATGAAAACAAGAAAGTGTATGGTTGCTTCATCTAACACTTTACTCTGTAATATAGGAActaattgaacaattttggctTAGAATATGCCAAATGTTTCATCGACACTTGGCACCCCGAATTTGTATAACTTCCCTTTGATTAAGTCAAACACTATTGCATAGATGTGCTTTGCTTGCTATGCCATGCTGCTTTGATTCTTCTTCCTATTTTGGTGCATAGCATTACTATTTGGGCTTCATTTTCTACACGGATATACTCTAAGTAGGTTGCAATGGCTTGTGAATCTGATTAACGCATTAACTACATTTAGGGGGTGTTTCActcgttaattttttttttcttataaggaAAAATTAGATTAAACAGATTTAAAGAAAGTTTTAAAACCAAGGG contains:
- the LOC100805520 gene encoding uncharacterized protein gives rise to the protein MCIHTTQSLRILRFHCSRYSLLMMMSYQSMEETRKFVCKYCSKRFPCGKSLGGHIRTHMMSEYHHHSALANEERNNNNNNAANANAMFKFDGGRKRKRDLGSEENGNNNYGLRENPKKTTRFVHSNATLQLDKFCKECGKGFPSLKALCGHMACHSEKDKRRFATEKQKLVMDSQSDTETSSAPRRSKGMKFKTLSNNNQPQSSSVSEVEQEQEEVARCLMMLSKDSSYKGRFALLTESSDNNSIVITKSPSLETKVTTMINGYGKNSMSSAYVERKLELEQNKDLKFKSAEVGYDSDNSDSGYFRYGPKSDVSNDDGFFRNEVKSSKVGYLNGFDQEYDVESRKVLSRGRSRSSEFNEFVLEDWENYDREDGVAARTFDSKKFKKSNYDDSLGQNLGGVSTRKYECLTNEMYNGCSDDSAYESDENSTDTDSYPAPKAHSNRNNLSVQKGKKKKKLKSKKSKAHECPICNKIFRSGQALGGHKRSHFVGGSEENTLVIRPSAPPAAVPCLIDLNLPAPVDE